One genomic region from Gossypium hirsutum isolate 1008001.06 chromosome D13, Gossypium_hirsutum_v2.1, whole genome shotgun sequence encodes:
- the LOC107919970 gene encoding proton pump-interactor 1 produces MGVEVVGSEMAKVSVDKATEVEKSLVHDKENGKLDKDPVHSEPIKFGSNVEESNKGEEKNASDANFPSDAVVEWPAPKQIHSFYFVRYRPYDDPKIKAKIDQADKEVQKWNKARFQLTDEIKAYKSDRAELLSQVKALNIDFEQFKTMLGEKKKELEPLQQALGKLRNNNNESGRGAICSSEEELNDFIYSLQYRIQHESIPLSEEKQLLREIKQLEGTREKVIANAAMRAKIQESLGQKEAIQDQVKLMGVDLDGVRKEQNAIWSKKKQIKEKVNAIESKIESLQEELNAVIQKKNKAYETMQQLWKQRDEANAHFYQSRSLLNKAKELAAKKDIKALEELSTVEVEKFMALWSSKKAVRDDYEKRILPSLDQRQLSRDGRIRNPDEKPLVVQETPVPSETVTIPKPSVRQPKEEAKPSPEPDTKPPKKVLKDVESKAKVSKSSPENGIVEEKEVSGLGMLQKDTTAVKEVDEAKLKEMKREEEIAKAKQAMERKKKKAEEKAAKAAKRAEKEAEKKLKEREKKAKKKAAAASASGANVEEPTEAVAEVPEPEKDVNAEEPVPAPVPVKNKVQKENTVRYKNRSRARESLPRPILKRKKSTNYWIWAAPAAVVVLILIALAYYYLV; encoded by the exons ATGGGTGTTGAAGTTGTGGGATCAGAAATGGCTAAAGTCTCTGTTGACAAAGCAACTGAAGTTGAGAAATCACTTGTTCATGATAAGGAAAATGGGAAACTTGACAAGGATCCGGTTCATAGCGAGCCCATTAAATTCGGTTCCAATGTTGAGGAATCAAATAAGGGAGAAGAGAAAAATGCATCTGATGCCAACTTTCCGAGCGATGCAGTTGTTGAGTGGCCTGCGCCTAAGCAGATCcactctttttattttgttaggtATCGCCCTTATGATGATCCGAAGATAAAGGCCAAAATTGATCAGGCTGATAAGGAGGTGCAAAAGTGGAATAAAGCCAGGTTTCAGCTTACTGATGAAATTAAAGCGTACAAG TCGGATCGAGCAGAGTTGCTTTCTCAAGTGAAAGCCCTAAATAttgattttgagcaatttaaGACGATGTTAGGTGAGAAAAAGAAGGAACTGGAACCACTGCAGCAGGCTTTAGGCAAGCTTCGCAATAATAACAATGAGAGTGGTCGTGGTGCTATATGTTCGTCTGAGGAAGAGCTCAATGATTTT ATCTATAGCTTGCAATATCGCATCCAGCATGAAAGCATCCCGTTGTCCGAGGAGAAACAACTTCTTAGAGAAATTAAACAACTAGAGGGGACCCGGGAAAAAGTTATTGCTAATGCTGCGATGAGAGCAAAGATTCAGGAATCACTTGGTCAGAAAGAAGCCATTCAAGATCAAGTTAAA CTTATGGGCGTTGATTTGGATGGCGTAAGGAAGGAACAAAATGCGATCTGGTCTAAGAAAAagcaaattaaagaaaaagtcaATGCCATAGAGAGTAAAATCGAATCTTTACAGGAGGAGCTGAATGCCGTAATCCAGAAGAAGAACAAAGCTTATGAAACCATGCAACAACTGTGGAAACAACGTGATGAGGCG aatGCTCACTTTTACCAGAGCCGTTCTCTTTTAAACAAAGCCAAAGAGCTAGCTGCAAAGAAAGATATAAAGGCTCTTGAGGAGCTTTCGACTGTCGAG GTCGAGAAGTTTATGGCTCTGTGGAGTAGCAAGAAAGCTGTCAGGGACGATTATGAGAAAAGAATTCTGCCATCCCTGGACCAGCGGCAATTAAGTCGGGATGGTCGGATCAGGAATCCTGATGAGAAACCACTGGTTGTACAAGAGACACCAGTGCCTTCTGAAACTGTAACGATTCCAAAACCTAGCGTCCGACAACCAAAGGAAGAAGCCAAACCCTCTCCCGAACCAGATACTAAACCTCCAAAAAAGGTCCTGAAAGATGTTGAGAGCAAAGCAAAAGTTTCAAAATCGTCTCCCGAGAATGGTATTGTGGAAGAGAAAGAGGTCTCTGGATTGGGCATGTTGCAAAAGGACACTACTGCAGTCAAGGAAGTTGATGAAGCAAAACTGAAAGAAATGAAGAGAGAAGAGGAAATAGCAAAAGCCAAGCAAGCCatggaaaggaaaaagaagaaggctgaagaaaAAGCAGCCAAAGCAGCTAAAAGAGCTGAAAAGGAAGCTGAAAAGAAGCTCAAG GAGCGTGAAAAGAAAGCAAAGAAGAAGGCAGCAGCAGCATCAGCAAGCGGTGCAAATGTTGAGGAACCAACCGAAGCTGTTGCAGAAGTTCCAGAACCAGAGAAAGATGTTAATGCTGAGGAACCTGTTCCTGCTCCCGTTCCGGTGAAGAATAAAGTTCAGAAGGAGAATACAGTAAGGTACAAGAATCGAAGTAGAGCACGGGAGTCACTTCCTAGACCCATCCTGAAACGTAAGAAGTCGACCAACTACTGGATATGGGCGGCTCCTGCCGCGGTTGTGGTGCTGATACTTATAGCTTTGGCTTACTATTATCTTGTTTGA